The genomic window CAAGAAAGTGAAACCTTTCTACCTGATTTATTGTCTTTAACTTAGCTTATATTCTGTAACTCTACTTGAAATGTTTTACTTTTACTTTCGTTGTGTAAGTTATTTCTTTCGTTGTACTATTTTTCTTCCTAAACTTTATTTTTTAACCTGTTGTTAAATAAGTTAATATATGTTTTTAATGAGTTTTTGTTCTATAAAGTTTCATTTAGATCTATAAATGTTATTTTCTTTATGAAAGTTGTTATGTAATAATTCATGCACGATTACATTTTGTGGTGGTAATAATTATGGAATACGACATGAGAAAAACTCCAGTAGAAGTATCTGAACACAATCACGCTGACATTTCATCGGTTCAACAAGCCTTAATTGAAGCGCAAAAAGAAATTTTAGAATTGCAATCGCAAATTCAATGGTTAGAACGCTCATACGAATAACTTTTTGTCGCGTTTTAGCACAGTAAATACTAAAAAGCCGAATGTTATGAAAATAACATTCGGCTTTTTTGATCTTTATTTATTAATACGAGCAGTAAATAATTATTAGAGGAAAACTTGTAAATTATCGATTAACCTTGCTTTACCACAATGTGCAGCGGCGAGGATCACTAATTCTTTATCATCTTTATTGGCAGGTTGTAGTGTTCTTGCATGACAAATATCAATATAGTCAGTTTTCATACCGGCATTATTGATCAAATGAGTGGCTTGTTTGATCAGACTACTAAAGTCGTGATCAGACTTTATTTGCTGTGCTAGCCATTGAATGTTTTTTGCAAGTGCTGGTGCGATTGCAAGTTGTTCCGGCGTTAAATAACCGTTTCTCGAACTCATTGCTAAGCCACTCTTTTCGCGAACTGTATCGACAGCAATAATATCAATAGCCATTGAAAGGTCTTCAACCATAGTTTTTATCACTTGGACTTGCTGATAGTCTTTTAAACCAAAACACGCGATGTCTGGTTGTACTAAATTAAACAGTTTACACACAACCGTAGCAACACCACGAAAGTGCCCTGGACGGCTTTCTCCACAGTAACCAACAGATACATTGGGTACATCAACATAAGTCTGCTTATCTAGCCCTTTAGGATAAATCATTTGAGCTGAAGGGATAAAGAGTAAATCAGTGTTAGCAGAGACTAATTGCTGTTGATCGTTGTCGAGCGTGCGCGGGTAATTATCAATATCTTCATTGGCGCCAAATTGCATGGGATTAACAAATATACTGGCAACCACTTTGTCGGCGTGGCGATGAGCCTCTGTTACTAAAGCTATATGCCCAGCGTGTAAATTGCCCATGGTAGGGACAAACGCTATTTTTAAACCTTGTTTACGCCATTCAGTGACTTGCTGGCGTAATTCAATAATCTCATTTACTATTTTCATATAGGGTATTTTACAATCTATTTAACAAAAATATGTTCGTCACCAGGGAAGTTTCCATCAGAGACTTCACTAATGTATAACTCAATGGCTTTTTTAATGTCACCAGTATCGATCAAAAAATTACGTGAAAACTTTGGCATATAACTACAGGAAATACCCAAAGCATCGTGCATCACCAAGATTTGACCATCGGTATCTTTACCTGCACCAATACCAATAGTTGGGATTGAAACAGCAGCAGTAATCGCTTTACCTAAATCACAAGGTATACATTCTAAAACTAACAATTGCGCGCCAGCCGCTTCAAGTAACTTAGCGTCGGCGATCATTTTATCTGCTTGTGATTTTTCACGGCCTTGTACTTTAAACCCACCAAATACATTAACAGATTGTGGTGTTAAGCCCAAATGAGCACAGACTGGAATACCGCGCTCTACTAAGCCTTTAATTGTATCAACTAGCCATTCACCACCTTCCATTTTTACCATGCTTGCACCCGCTTGCATAAGTTTTGCCGCGTTAGTGAAAGCTTGTTCTTTAGTGGCATATGTCATAAAAGGCATATCACTAATGATGAGGGTGTCCGTAACGCCACGCTTTACTGACTGTGTATGATAAGCCATATGATCTATATCAACAGGTAATGTGTCATCTTGGCCTTGTAAAACCATACCCAATGAATCGCCAATTAAAATAGCGTGAATACCTGCTTGATCGAATAGTTTTGCAAAACTTGCATCATATGCGGTGATGGTAGAAATTTTTTCACCTTGCTGTTTCATTTTTAGCAAAGTTGATGTGGTTATCTTAGCCATATTTAGTCCAAAATTTTTAAGGTTTGAGTAAATACTCAGAGAGTGTATTTGAGTGCGCGTACTTTCGCATAATTGTTAAATTAGCGCAACTTGCTATGAATTTTTAACCCGTTTGTCGCAATAGCTTGGCTTAATGCTAAAACAGGCTTGCCATTGGGTAGTGTTAGCTTAGGTGATAACTCTGCAAGTGGTAGCAAGACAAATTCACGAAGCTCTAAACCATAATGAGGCACGGTTAAGCGTTCGTGGTTAATGGTTTGATTATCGTATAAAAGCATATCTAAATCGAGAATACGTGCTCCCCAGCGATTATCCTTTCGAACACGACCAGCATTATTTTCGATGGCTTGTAATTCGTTGAGTAAATCTAAAGGATTAAGGTCAGTTGTTAATGAGGCAACAGCATTCATATAGTCAGGTTGGTCTTGTGGTCCCATCGGGCGACTAAAATACAGCGAAGAAACACCGTCAAGTGTGGTGTTTTTTATTTGTGTTAAGGACGCAACTGCAAGTTCTATTTGTTTTTGAGGATCAGACAAGTTACTGCCTAATCCAACATAGACTAACGCCATTAATCGCTACTGCTCGATTTGTCTTCGCGAGCAACCCGACGTTTTCTAGGACTTCTTCGGCTGGTAGTTCGTGATTGGGCAATACTTTTTATCATCAATTCTTGCGTGTTGTGGTCATTCACTTGAAAGTCAGTCCACCACTTTGCTAACTCTTCTAATGCTGGGTTTTCAGGTGTTGCTTCTATTTGGGCTCTCAGTAAAAGAAAATCATATCCCGCACGGAATTTCTGATGTTCTAACGCCTTATAAGCACGTTTACCATCTCTACGACTTAGCTTATCTTGCAGGATCCATATATCTTTCATTACTGCTTGAAAACGTTTAGGGATACCTATACTGCGCTGTTGTTCAGACATTATTTCGCTTAAAGCAGCAAAAAATACATCTTGGGGTGACAGCTGTGGTTGTGCACTACGTAAACGTTCAACATGACTTTGCAGTGGATACCAAAGCATAGCGGCAAATAAGAATGCTGGGGTGACGCGTTGTTCATTATTAATACGGCTATCGGTATTTTCCAGGGCTTGCACGATAAAACGTTCAATATGCGGATGATTGCCTTTACTTAGCATTTGGTCAGTTGCTGGGAAAAAATAGCGAAATAAATCATACTTTCTTAACTGCTGAAAAGTAAGTTGCGCTTTGCCGGCAATAAATAACTTTAAAAACTCTTCGAACATTCTTGCTGGAGGTATATTTGCCATTAAAGGAGCTAATTCAGCAATTGGCGCTTCTGTTTCTGGGCTAATGGTCATATCTAGCTTAGTGGCAAATCTAATTGCACGTAGCATACGAACCGGATCTTCACGATATCGTGTTTCAGGATCACCAATCAAACGGATTAATTTAGCGTTAATGTCGCCAATACCGTTAGCAAAATCATGTACTTTAAAATCTTTTGCACTGTAGTAAAGTGCGTTAATGGTAAAGTCACGACGTTCTGCATCTTCTTCGATAGAGCCATAAATATTATCACGCAGTAACATGCCGTCTTCACTTTGTTTTGAAGTCTTTTGGCAACTTTGCTCTTTCTCTGGCGCATTTTCATGGTGGCCACGGAATGTTGCTACTTCAATAATTTCACGGCCAAAAACAATATGAGCTAACCGGAAACGGCGACCTATTAATCGACAATTGCGAAATAAATCTTTAATTTGTTCAGGAGTCGCATTAGTTGCTATATCAAAGTCTTTTGGCTCTAAACCCAATAACAAATCACGTACACCACCACCGACTAAATAGGCGTCATAGCCACCACTATTTAAGCGGTAAAGCACTTTTAAAGCGTTGTTGCTCATTTTCTTACGAGAAACATTATGCTGGTCGCGTGTTAAAACAGTAGAGCCTGAGGTCGGCTGAATTTTAGTTGAGCTTTTAGCCATTTTTTTAGAGGCTTTGCCTAATACTCTTTTACACAAGTTGATAACACTTTTGATAATACTGGCCTTGATTGGATAATGTGGGAAGTTGAAACATCTTATAATGCTAGGTTTCACTTTTTATTGGCTACAATAATATATCACGGGGCAATAAAAGAGAATATAAAACGTTTGAAAATTCAACAAACACCCGTTTTACTTGAATATTACTGACAAAATGCTATTTCTTGCTGCTTAGGGATCGCATCTGTAGACCAGTTTTCGATCGCCCACTCTATTATTTGTGTGGCTGAATAAGCATAAAGATCTTTAGGTGGATGTTGTCCAAGAAAATTAAGGGCTGCGATTAAGGAAGGGGTTGGATTGTTATTATCAATGGCAGGGGCTTTGTTTTGTTTACTGAGTTTAAAACCAGTTGCATCAACGGCTAATGGAATATGGCCAAACTGTGGCGCTTGATAACCTAGTTGTTGATAAAAACTTAACTGCCTTACCGTTGGATCAAGTAAATCACAGCCTCGAATAACATGGCTAATATTTTGATAAATATCATCAACTACAACAGCAAGTTGATAAGCAAATAGCCCATCTTTTCTGGCTAAAATAAAGTCTTCTTTGGCAAGCTGTTGCGGACAAAAATAATCACCTTGTATTAAATCATGATAGTGATAAATACCGTGGAGATTACGAAACCGCGTAGCACTATTTGTTTGCGGATGATTTTTTTTTCTGCACTGACCTTGATAAATCCCGCCCTGGGCCTTGATTTCAGCGCGTGTACATTGGCAGTGGTAAGTGAGTTTTTGCTCTGCTAATTGTTTTAAAACGTCACGATATAAATCGCTTTGCTGACTTTGATATAAAACAGGTTCGTCCCAGTGGAGTCCATAAGCATCGAGTGTTGTTAAAATTGCAGCACTGGCGCCGAGCATTTCACGGGGAGGGTCTATATCTTCAATACGAACTAACCATAAACCTTGCTGATTTTTTGCATGTAAATAGCTGGCGAGTGCGGCGATTAAAGAGCCAAAATGAAGGAAACCCGAAGGGGATGGAGCAAAACGGCCACGATATTGAGTCGTAGACATACTCAAATATTGTGGCCGCGTAATATTAATTTTGTCGTGATTCATATAATGAACACGTTAGCGTAATATTATTTAATCAAGCATCTAACCTGCTAATTGGCGTTCTTTAATCTCAGCAAGTGTTTTACATTCAATACATAAATCGGCAGTTGGGCGTGCTTCTAAACGACGAATGCCAATTTCAATACCACATGAATCACAGAAGCCAAATTCATCTTCTTCAATCAATTGTAATGTTTTTTCAATTTTTTTAATGAGTTTACGTTCACGATCTCGTGTGCGTAGCTCTAAACTGAACTCTTCTTCTTGAGCTGCTCGGTCAACCGGATCAGGGAAGTTTGCTGCTTCGTCTTGCATATGCATAACTGTACGGTCAACTTCTTCGCGAAGCTGCACTCGCCAAGCATCAAGAATTTTCTTGAAATGCTCTAATTGAGCAGCGTTCATGTACTCTTCGTTGGCTTTCTCTGCGTACGGCATTACGCCCGCTAATGCTAAAATACCTA from Colwellia sp. PAMC 20917 includes these protein-coding regions:
- the panC gene encoding pantoate--beta-alanine ligase, with amino-acid sequence MKIVNEIIELRQQVTEWRKQGLKIAFVPTMGNLHAGHIALVTEAHRHADKVVASIFVNPMQFGANEDIDNYPRTLDNDQQQLVSANTDLLFIPSAQMIYPKGLDKQTYVDVPNVSVGYCGESRPGHFRGVATVVCKLFNLVQPDIACFGLKDYQQVQVIKTMVEDLSMAIDIIAVDTVREKSGLAMSSRNGYLTPEQLAIAPALAKNIQWLAQQIKSDHDFSSLIKQATHLINNAGMKTDYIDICHARTLQPANKDDKELVILAAAHCGKARLIDNLQVFL
- the panB gene encoding 3-methyl-2-oxobutanoate hydroxymethyltransferase; this translates as MAKITTSTLLKMKQQGEKISTITAYDASFAKLFDQAGIHAILIGDSLGMVLQGQDDTLPVDIDHMAYHTQSVKRGVTDTLIISDMPFMTYATKEQAFTNAAKLMQAGASMVKMEGGEWLVDTIKGLVERGIPVCAHLGLTPQSVNVFGGFKVQGREKSQADKMIADAKLLEAAGAQLLVLECIPCDLGKAITAAVSIPTIGIGAGKDTDGQILVMHDALGISCSYMPKFSRNFLIDTGDIKKAIELYISEVSDGNFPGDEHIFVK
- the folK gene encoding 2-amino-4-hydroxy-6-hydroxymethyldihydropteridine diphosphokinase, which produces MALVYVGLGSNLSDPQKQIELAVASLTQIKNTTLDGVSSLYFSRPMGPQDQPDYMNAVASLTTDLNPLDLLNELQAIENNAGRVRKDNRWGARILDLDMLLYDNQTINHERLTVPHYGLELREFVLLPLAELSPKLTLPNGKPVLALSQAIATNGLKIHSKLR
- the pcnB gene encoding polynucleotide adenylyltransferase PcnB; its protein translation is MAKSSTKIQPTSGSTVLTRDQHNVSRKKMSNNALKVLYRLNSGGYDAYLVGGGVRDLLLGLEPKDFDIATNATPEQIKDLFRNCRLIGRRFRLAHIVFGREIIEVATFRGHHENAPEKEQSCQKTSKQSEDGMLLRDNIYGSIEEDAERRDFTINALYYSAKDFKVHDFANGIGDINAKLIRLIGDPETRYREDPVRMLRAIRFATKLDMTISPETEAPIAELAPLMANIPPARMFEEFLKLFIAGKAQLTFQQLRKYDLFRYFFPATDQMLSKGNHPHIERFIVQALENTDSRINNEQRVTPAFLFAAMLWYPLQSHVERLRSAQPQLSPQDVFFAALSEIMSEQQRSIGIPKRFQAVMKDIWILQDKLSRRDGKRAYKALEHQKFRAGYDFLLLRAQIEATPENPALEELAKWWTDFQVNDHNTQELMIKSIAQSRTTSRRSPRKRRVAREDKSSSSD
- the gluQRS gene encoding tRNA glutamyl-Q(34) synthetase GluQRS, which gives rise to MSTTQYRGRFAPSPSGFLHFGSLIAALASYLHAKNQQGLWLVRIEDIDPPREMLGASAAILTTLDAYGLHWDEPVLYQSQQSDLYRDVLKQLAEQKLTYHCQCTRAEIKAQGGIYQGQCRKKNHPQTNSATRFRNLHGIYHYHDLIQGDYFCPQQLAKEDFILARKDGLFAYQLAVVVDDIYQNISHVIRGCDLLDPTVRQLSFYQQLGYQAPQFGHIPLAVDATGFKLSKQNKAPAIDNNNPTPSLIAALNFLGQHPPKDLYAYSATQIIEWAIENWSTDAIPKQQEIAFCQ
- the dksA gene encoding RNA polymerase-binding protein DksA, encoding MPAKKVLGILALAGVMPYAEKANEEYMNAAQLEHFKKILDAWRVQLREEVDRTVMHMQDEAANFPDPVDRAAQEEEFSLELRTRDRERKLIKKIEKTLQLIEEDEFGFCDSCGIEIGIRRLEARPTADLCIECKTLAEIKERQLAG